From one Haloferax marinisediminis genomic stretch:
- a CDS encoding transcriptional regulator, with translation MSDLNRVAKRMYNIHPNAMYLVVDEDLEGRFTLQSAEFFQTEFQAEGSREGDDAAYRFATTEDNDAVIVGRQAPGEEGWSMVGEVTSVERLEA, from the coding sequence ATGTCCGACCTCAACCGCGTTGCCAAACGTATGTACAACATCCACCCCAACGCGATGTACCTCGTCGTCGACGAGGACCTCGAGGGGCGGTTTACCCTCCAGAGCGCGGAGTTCTTCCAGACAGAGTTTCAAGCAGAGGGGAGTCGTGAGGGCGACGACGCGGCGTATCGGTTCGCGACGACCGAAGACAACGATGCCGTCATCGTCGGGAGACAGGCACCCGGAGAAGAGGGCTGGTCGATGGTCGGTGAAGTCACGTCTGTCGAGCGACTCGAAGCGTAG
- a CDS encoding DMT family transporter — protein sequence MTRYRNLGLFVVLAAVWGSAFMAIKAGLEFFPPVLFAALRYDVAGVIMLVYAFYATDSPVPRGRAEWTEIAIGAVFLIAAYHALLFVGETDPAVTSAAAAVIVSLSPVLTSGFARVFLPSERLTPLGVVGLLLGLVGVAVLSELDPSNLLAGGTVAKILIFGAAAAFALGSVLTRRIESDMPIETMEAWSMLGGALLMHAISVGLRESFADVVLNTESLLALAYLSVAASAIGFLIYFDLLERLGPIEINLVSYVAPIFAALSGWVFLNEVPNLATAGGFALIFFGFILLKRGAIRRELRHRFGDSATPTD from the coding sequence GTGACACGGTACCGCAACCTTGGACTCTTCGTCGTCCTCGCCGCCGTCTGGGGGTCTGCGTTCATGGCCATCAAGGCCGGGCTGGAGTTCTTCCCGCCGGTTCTCTTCGCTGCCCTCCGGTACGACGTCGCCGGAGTGATCATGCTCGTGTACGCGTTCTACGCCACAGACTCACCAGTCCCACGCGGCCGAGCAGAGTGGACAGAGATAGCCATCGGTGCGGTCTTTCTCATCGCGGCGTACCACGCCTTGCTGTTCGTCGGGGAGACCGACCCGGCGGTCACGAGCGCTGCTGCTGCCGTCATCGTGAGTCTCAGCCCGGTTCTCACGAGCGGGTTTGCACGGGTGTTCCTCCCCAGTGAGCGCCTGACTCCGCTCGGTGTCGTCGGGTTGCTGCTCGGCCTCGTCGGTGTCGCCGTGCTCTCCGAACTCGACCCGAGTAACTTACTCGCTGGCGGAACCGTCGCAAAAATCCTCATCTTCGGTGCCGCCGCGGCGTTCGCCCTCGGGTCGGTCCTCACCCGTCGTATCGAGTCTGACATGCCGATCGAGACGATGGAAGCGTGGTCGATGCTCGGTGGCGCCCTGTTGATGCACGCCATCTCGGTCGGTCTCCGAGAGTCGTTCGCCGACGTCGTGTTGAACACGGAATCGCTCCTCGCACTCGCCTACCTCTCGGTGGCGGCGAGTGCAATCGGCTTTCTCATCTACTTCGACCTACTGGAGCGACTGGGCCCCATCGAAATCAACCTCGTATCCTACGTGGCCCCGATTTTCGCAGCACTCTCCGGGTGGGTCTTCCTGAACGAGGTCCCGAACCTCGCGACTGCGGGTGGCTTCGCGCTCATCTTCTTCGGGTTCATCCTCCTGAAACGTGGGGCGATTCGGCGTGAACTCCGCCACCGATTCGGCGACAGCGCAACGCCGACCGACTGA